The Larus michahellis chromosome 14, bLarMic1.1, whole genome shotgun sequence genomic sequence tcctgccggTGAGGCAGCTGCATTTCCAGGGCTTTCCCACGCGCTGTCGTGGGGTCTCCCGGAGGACAGCGGGTGGGTATTTCCCTCCAGCCACCCGAGTACCTCTGGCCGGGCAGGACGCTGGAGCTGCCTGTGAATGAGCTCTCATTGACATTTTGGGCAGTAAACGGGGCTGAAACACCCCAGACCCAACCAGGGCTTTTTCTCCAGAGCAGGGACGACgcagccctgctgctgtgggGACCATGGAGGCTGCGGCTTTCCAGGAAAGCTGAACTGAGCGCTCCTGTGCTGGGATGAAATCCCTGGTCCCACTCCCACCATGCAGAGCAAGTCCCCAGCACAGGGACACCAGGTCTGGAGCATTCCACACCCCTGGAAAGACCCAAACCTGCCTTAATACATGGCCAGCGTCACATCCCTGAAACGCGCATCTCCACCCCAGCACCTCCCTTGCTGGGCTCTTGGCCCCGAGGTGGGAGACGGGTttttggggagggctgggagtgGCGGGAAGGTCCCCAACCGGAGAAGGGGGGTCAGCAGGTGGGGGATGTGCTGCTCTCTCTGAGTGAGGACCGACCCCAGTGACCACCCAAAATCAATGGAAAACATCCCTGGAATTCGGGTTGGACCCTAAACGGAAACGCCAAGCTACGTGAAATGTATAGAGCCCCGCGCAGcctgtcccccccctgccctcccgctCCTCGGAGGGCTTTTCCCCCTGGGATGGGGTGGCCGAGCATCCCGCCCACCCAGCACCCATGCCGGCGGGTGTTTGCAGCGTTAGAGCAGCCGGCAGCAGACAGTAACGCTGGGCTGGCTTTCAAAACATCCGCGCAAGAACCGGGCGAGGGATTTCAGAAGTCATCCTTCCCGGCCGGTATTTACAGAGAGCTCGGAGAGCCCCCGCCAGCCCgacctcctccccagcctcacGCGATCGCCGGGGCTTGGGGCTGTTTTCGCAGGGCAGCGAGATGCTGGAAAGGGGCCGTGTTTTCCTAGCTTTGTTCCCGAACGCTGGACTGCCTGTACCATCTGCTCCAGCTTGTGACCGTCGGTTGCTCAAGAGCAACCCAGGTCGTCAGCAGGGTttgtttactaaaaaaaaaaaaaaaaaattaaaaaaaaaataattaaggttaCAATTTCATCCGCGGGGCCAGCCGAAGGAAGggctctgggaaggggaaagcgAGCCAGCCCGGCGGCAGCGTTTGCCCAGGGAAGCGGCCAGGGTTGCATGGCCGGGGTAGGTGTCAGGAAGCGGAGGAGGGAAAAGGCGCTGCCACCCGCGGCCCCtcggccgccgctccccccgccgctgACCCCAAGCACAGAGGGGAACCGAGCCCGGCGCGCGTTTACACTGCGTAATACAAGCAGAAGTGGGAAACGCCTGACTCATGCGTGCTTCTGGCCGCTCCGGCTGAAATAAACCCACCGAGCAGATGGCTTGGccggaaaaaggaggaaaggcagaaaaaaaaccccaaccccaaaaaaacccaccccaacaacaaaacggtggagagaaagaaaagcaaagtcccacggcgcagggctgggagggctggggggtgctcTGCTCCGgacgggacggggctgggggtccGGGGCTGCGAGACCTTGCCGGAGCCCATGGCCCCGGTGCTCGGATGGTTAGAGCATCCCATCTCCAAAACCAGCAGCCACTCGCCTCGAGCTCCGGGGTAATGGAGACTcgggggggggcagctccccccAGCAGCAGTTTTAGCGTTAAACTTGACCGTTTGAAAGACAAAACTTATTCTGGGGTGTCTTCAAGGCgacacagcccagggcagcagccagcgGAAAGGCTGGGGGGTGAAATGCTCCCCAcgtcccctgccatgggcaatgGAGGGTTTTGTGGAGcagccccccctgcaccccgAGGGCCAGGGAGTGTCCCCCACGCAGCCAGGTTACCTCGCTGCCGCTGCCAGGCCCCCACGAACGGCCCCAGGCGTCCTGCCAGCTCACACTTCTGCGCCCAGGGACCGTTGTCAcctgcaagagaaagaaatgtccccATGAGCGACACCAGGACCGGGGGGCACCTCTGCAGTGGGGGGCGAGCAAGGACAAGtgacccctccatccctccttcccatccctgTGACGATTTCCCACATTAGCAAGAGCAgcgggtttgtttctttttatttctaaaagtttattttcaaggGCCAGGGCTGCCCGAGTCCCGGGTGAGGGGCTGGAGTGGAgctggggtgcgggggggggacggcTGCCACCAGCTTTGGGCGCTAATAAGCGGTGGAGCAGTTCCTGTCGTCAGGAGCAAGACATCCTCATTAGGGAGGCTGCTCAGCGAGAGCGGATTTGGGCTTCTTAATGAATGAGGATTTGTGGTTTAATTAGGCACAGCCCTGCCGGTTCAGCCCCGTGGCCGGAgcggggtggtggggtgggcaCCCAGCTGAGTGGCCGCGGTAGCCCAGGACCCCCGTCCCCACGATGTGGCAGCCCCGGCCAGCTCGGCCGCGGCTGCTGATCACTCCCCATCCACAGAACAGCCGGGAGCATCCAGGGCTGGGGACAAACACAGGTCCTGCCCCCCGCCACCCACGCACGCCCGGTGCCAGTGTCGCCACCGGCGTCATTCCCAGCCACTGCAGCCGTTTTTCCTGCTGTACCTGCGAACCACAGGAGCGTGTTGCCCTTTCCGTGGCTGTCGGCGACCTGCTTTATCCGTCCCACCAGGGCATCCATCTCGCTCAGGGAAGCTCCGTAGATGCCCCTGCccgaggcggggggcggcggggggacccCCAGTGGGACGTGCATATGGGCCAGCGCCAGGTAGAGGAAGAAGGGGCGTCCGCTGTCGCTGCGCAGGGAAGAGGGGGATCGTGTTCAGCCGggtcggggaaggggaaggtggcGGCAGGAGGTCACCagggtggtggcactggggacacagagCGGTGGCCTTTCCTCCCAGGAGCCCTGCAGCCACCCCTGCCTCTGCCGCAGCTCCCAGGGGAAAAACCATCCTGTGCGCATCGCCCAGCTGCAAACCCTCCGGGGACCCTCTCCCCTCGCAGGGGGGATGCTTGGCCCATCGTGAGCCACTCCCCCCCTGCTCCTGCTTAATCCTCTCCCCTTTGCCCACTGTCCTCCCATTTGGGATGAACTTGTCCCTTCCTCCATCTCCCGGCGTCCCCACAGCCAGCGGCGTGCCAGCCGCCAGCCAAACACCCGGCGTCGGTGCACCCCTGGcacccacccacctccctcccctctctcacGGGGCCCGTTTTggcccttcctccccctccccagtgaGTGCTCGGTCCCCGCCGGGGATTTTAGCCAAGGATGAGCAGCAGAGGGATGCCCACGCCGACCCCGAGCAGCCCCGGACAGGGACCGCGGCACGTTCGCTCGCCGCGCACTGCCCCGCTGcctgtttgcttttaaatcatcAGAGGACATGTCCTGTTTTCTTGTTTACGGCTATATTTATCCCCTCCAACGAGGCCCGCTCTTCCTCAGGGACCTCGGAGGGGAAGGGTGGGATGGCGAGCGACGGGGAGGGGCCGGATCCCGGGGACGTGCCCCAGCCCGCGCAcgcccccggctccggccgccccATCGCTGCCTCCAGAAAGCTTTGGGGGCCCTTCCGACGTGCGTTTCGACACTTCCTTCCTTTACCCGTCACCCACCTGGGGATGGAAAATGAGTAAATCCCATCCCGCCCGGAGCTGCCGCATCCTTCCCCGGCGGCGCTGGATGCCCTTGAAGGGCTGTGTCCCCCgtcaccctgcccagcccctgcagggTGAGGGGGGTCAGGGGGCGCTGATGCATCCCTTGCAAGTCGCTGCTGAAAAAGACTACACAGCGCCTTTCCTTTTGGGATGTCAAAGATCCTGGAGCGGGGAACGCTGCTTCCCCCGGCATGCATCCCACCGGGAGCACCGGGTGGACTCCAGCATCCAGACAGACTCATGACCACGGTGCTCCCGCTTGCTTTTCACATCGACATTTCAGAATTTTCCCGAAAATTGAGCAAACATTTAATCAATAACTTAAGACAAACGTCCCTGACTTTTGCTCCCACGTTCACTCTAAGTGTCCCGAACAGAGCCAAGTCCCGCTGCCACAAATTGCTCAACCTTGACACGACTGGTTAAAAAAACACCGAGATGGCAAATCCAGTGTTCTTTTGTTGCCCCATAATGGATGAGTCAGGCAGAGGAAAACTGGAATAAGCCAtcaaagagaaggagagaaaaggcaggcacCTGCTTAATCCTGTTCTCCATGAACGCAGATAACCCCAAAAACACTACTGGGAGTTTAAAGGTTTTTCCTACTAACCCAGAGCTCACCCACTTGGTTTCACAGCCTGACAGCATCCTCGCAGCCCGCAGGGAGGGATGGCGGCTGCCCTGCAGCCCGCGGCCCGGTGCCCTCCAGCCCCGTTACAGGCACGCACCCCGACCGCGCGGCCCGGCCACGCTGCGGCCGATTCTTGGTACCCAAAGGGGATAAACTACAGGTATTTTGTGCACAAAACAGTACCCAGGCTTATAAGGAGCCATTTCCGCacaggctgctccctgcccagccctttttttttccccaaaacctcTCCTCAAGCGCACCCACAGGACCCCCCCGCCGTGACCCTTCCCCGGGTCTGTGTTATCCCTGGATGCAGGTGCGGGATGGGCTCTGACGGCTGCCCGGCAGCGCATCCCCTCCTCGCGCTGCAGGGAGGCGTTTTGCAAAGTCACAGCTCATAATCCGCCGATAATAGGGATTAAAATTACACAACCCATCAGCAGGGCTGCGGGCTCGTTGTCTCGGAGGAGCCGCTTTGCCCCTCGGGAAGAGCACGCCCGGGCTCCTCGTGTCCCCGCACGGCTGGGGACAGCAGGCCCTGAAGCCCAGGGTCCAGCAGTTTATCCCCAAAATGGAGCAAACCCCATGGACAGGGTGGGTTTAAACACCCCCGGGTGCTGTCCTGGTCCCAACGCCGGAGCTGCCGTGGGCAccagctgccaccagcacccgcaCCGCCTGGCAGAGCCACCCCGTGCCACCGCAAAGACGGAGGGATGGAGGACAGAGGGATGGCAGCGTTTCCCTCCCTGTCTACCATCCCCACTAGCCAGGATCTCGCTGCGCGTTGCCCCCGGGAAGGAGGCACAGCCCAGATCAAAGGCTTGGACTTTCCTTGTAAATGGTGGTTTTAAACACACACTCCTTTAGAGGAGACGCACCCGAAGGCTTCCACAGCAAGCCCTGCAGGACACAGGTGACAGCCTCGGTGGCTTCTCCCTTCCGCAGTGGACTGGGAAGCCAAGCCATGGAGCCCCCAGATCTGCTCCCCAAAACCACGGGGCAACACCTGTCCCCCCCAGCATCACACCAACACCAGCCCCCGCCGggctcccagctggagctgcttGGCTTTATCCACCCTGCAGCATCCGCTGCGGGACGGGCACGGCCTGAGCCTTGCAGATCCCGATCCAACAGCCAGATCCTGCTCTCGCACGTGGCAGAGCTCGAGGACAAACCAGCTGTGGCGGGAAGCAGCCACGAAACCCCTCTGGCTCCGCAGGCCGGGGGaaacagccctggggacaccccgcgGCAGGAGCAGAAGACGCTTGTGGTGACCCAAGAGCTCTGCCAGCGAAGGGGATGGGGGACGGGGGGTGGCACCTCACCTGGCCTGCCGGATGAACCGCGCTGCCTCCTCCGCGTAGCGCGCTGCCAGGCTGCTGAGGTTGACGGGCTGCTGGACGATGGCAAGGTTCTCGAAGAGAGGAAGGGCCACCTCCGTGTAACAGTCCTTCCTCGCCACCCTGCTGGGAAGAAGCCATCCCACGCTCATCACCGGCACGGGGACCGGTGTGGCAGCAGGCGCGGAGCCCGGCTGGTCTCCTGGCTTCGCGGAGAGGCGCAGCCGAGGTGGGGAGCAAAAAGGGAACGATGCTCTGGGGACCGACCCACCCCCCCGACCTGCACCCTGCTGCGGGGTCCGTGGGGGGAAAAAGCGGGTGCACAGGGAATAGGGGGAGGTGACCACAGCAAAGGGCAGCTCtcggggctgggggtcccggtgACAGCACTCAATGCCCCCCGCGCCCCCGTACCTGGTAGCTGCGCCGTGCCacgggcagggcgggcagggcggcaAGTTGTAGCCGGGGGTGTCCGTGCAGCCCATGTCATGGCTATAGGGGATCCCAAAGTAGTAGTCGAAGCCTGAAGGGCAAGCGAGGGTGTTGGCGGGGACAAGGTGGTCGCGGGACACTCGGTTCGTCccccccagtgcagccccttaCCGCGGAAGCTGGGGTGATGGCGGCTGTGGTGTCCCAGGTGCCACTTGCCTGTGTGGAAGCCACAGAACATCATTTCAGAGGTTAACGCAGCTACAGCTGCCACCAGCCATCCCCCATGAGGTGCCCGCAGCGCCGGGGGCTTTAATCTAGCAACAAGAAAGGCGACTTGTTTGTGCTGGCCGCGTTATCAGAacgccttttctttttttttttgcagaaactcAGAAAAAATGCGTAAGGTATCTCGTGCCTGTGCAAACCGACCGTCTCCAGCCTTAAAAGGCTCTTTCACGCGTTTGTGTTCAGACGAGACGACTTTGTAACCCCTCTCAAACAACCAGCTTCATTCTCTGACCTCCGTCACGCGCTTGCTCCCACCGAATGCGCTGAACGGAGAGGGAGAACGGCAAAAACTAACGGGGAATGCAGCAACCGAGGCTCTTCTGCCAGCACAACGTGCACTAGCAACAGCAGCTGCAGGTGCGAAGGGCTCGCTgccagcggggtctctgcagaAGGGGGTCCTGCAGTGACCGGAGGGTGCCCAAAGCCACGGGGCCAGCGGCACCCACTGTCCCGACCAGTACCAGTGGCATCACACCAGTATGGGATGCGGGAGGGCAGACCTGCTCTGCACCATCACGTTTGCTAAGGAAAACCTGGTGCATTCCTTATGAGGTGAAGCAATTAGAGCCTAAATGGAGAATAGGCAATATCGTATGATTGAAAATCAAGATTTTAAGCTTTGAGGTGCAAAATCTCTCCcacatgatcatagaatcatagaacagttcaggttggaagggaccttagagatcatctagtctcaccccgctgccatgggcagggacacctcccaccgcctcatccagcctggcctcgaacccctccggggatggggcactgacaacttccctgggcaacctgttccagcgcctcgcCACCTTTAGACTTTAGATTTTAGACTTTTTAGATCCTTTAGACTTTCCTTTAATTACCGGCTTTTCACCTAACAACCCGCGGGGAGGGACATGGGCATCTTTGTCCCCCTACCGCTGTCTCCCCTCCCCAGAGGCCCCCGCGGCCCGGCAGGCGTTACCTATAGCCCCCGTGCTGTACCCAGCCTCCCGCAGGACCTCGGCCAGGGTGGTCTCGTTCAGGGGGAGGCCGCCAACTGACGTGACGGCGAAGTTGTGGGTCACCCCGTTGCGCGCCCCGAGGCGCCCGGTGAGCAGAGAGGCGCGGGATGGGGAGCAAGTGGAGGCAGCCGAGTGGAAATCCACGAACCTAGGAAACAAAAGGACCCTTCACTCGCAAGCCCCTGCGTGGTCTAacgctgccctgtccccccctgctcccctgcatGTGTCCCCTTCTGCCCCAGGGATGAGGGTCTGGGGCGGGGGACGAAGCTCACAGGTCCCAGTAGGATGGATGGACCTGCACCCCGAGGCGCTGAgctctgggtgcccccccccacgCACCCAAAACCACATCAGTGAAACCCCCTCTGCCTGCTGGTCCCCGCAGGAGTGAAACCCCCTTTGCTGCAGGACAGAGTGACCAGGGACGCTTGGAGAGGGTGGGGGAGCGGGGACAGACATTACCTTGTCCCTTCGGCTGCCAACTCATCCAAATGCGGGGTCTCCTTCGTCTCCGCCCAGTTGGCCCCAAGATCCCCCCAGCCCACGTCATCTGCCAGAATGACGATAAAGTTGGGCTGCCCGTAGGCTGCTCGGGGAGCCGAGAGCCCCGCCAGCGCCGCGGCGAGCACTAGCACCACCCGCGGGGAGGGGGTCCCCATGGTGCCACACGTCCCCTCCCACCCGCGCCGGGTCACCGGCAGCTTCGTCTTCCCTAAACTCCCTCTGCTGTGTCCCCACGGACGCAGCTGAGCTCTCCACGGGCCCTCGCAGCGATGCCAACGTCCCCTCCTTGCtgcccccgcggggccggggggtctCGGTTCGCTCCCTTGGCTGCCGACCGAGCTGCAACCTCTCCTCCGCCTTTCACACCCAGGCACAGCCGATATTCCTGAAACATGCGCCAGCAAAGGTGTTATTCTTAGAAGTCAAAAACACCCTTTGAAGTCACTGTCACCCTATTTttaactttccttccttcctggtaAATATCTAATTAGACACCAAACCAAAGCGGTATTTTTCCCTCCAGAAGCGTGCTCGAGCTGCGGCTCCTCTCCCCTCGCCGCAGCTGGGGGGATGTTCGCATCCGACAAACAGCTCTTTCCCTGGAGACCTGCTCCTCGGAAGCGCTGGCCACCCTTGTTTCAGGCAGATGAATAACGGCCGTGGCTCTGCTGGTGACTCTCAGACCGTCCTTCACCTCGCACGGTGACAGCATCCCCTGTGCGAGAGAAACCAGACGCAATCAGGACCTGCCGGAGCCCCCCTGCACCCCGGCCCGGGGCAGAACAGCTTATCCACATGCCGAGACTTTGCCTTTGAAATTGCATTTTTTGCTGCCCGGCTCATGATGGCTCAACTGGGAAGGCCTGGGAACACAAGCGCCCCTTTCCCGCATCCatggccggggccgggctggttTCCCGCAGTGCTGGCACCCCCGGGGAGCCGCTCTCGCCTTCCCCCCCGAGCGCTGCGGGGCGCACAGCACcacggggagggggaaaggtGCAGGGCTTGCCTTCGTCTGTAACAACTGACAAGTTTCTAAAGCTCCTTTTTCAAATTTAGTCCTGCTCACGCCCCCCCACCGCTGCCGGGcggccagggcaggggacagagcccctgcgggcagcagcccccgctGCCGGCCATGGGGCACCGGGAaggagcagaaatgcagaaatccAGGCAAACTCAGAAGGCAATAAACCCCAGAAACACCTGGGCTTACGGGATTAAGGCTGTACAGTTCATTAGGGCAGGATTAGGCTTCCAGTGGTGGAGGGGTTCAGGGACAAACACCCCACAGAGCGGTGGCAGAGACGGAGCCCTGAAACACAACGTCTTGAGCACAGCGCTACGGCCAAAGGGAGATGAGCTGCAGAGATCTGCCAAATCCCTGCCAAACCTCGCGTGAGGAGCTCTGCTCTGGCTGCGCGGATGGTGTGGGACCTGTCCCCAGGTGGGGACAGCCAGGTGACCAGGGGCACCCAGCTGGGACGTCCCCCGTTGGCACCAGCAGCCTTGGGGGAGGAACGCGCCATGGAGGACACAGCTCCCATGGGATGGTCAACACAGCCAAGCAGGAAAATAATCATGAAGACAAAC encodes the following:
- the ARSG gene encoding arylsulfatase G isoform X1 is translated as MGTPSPRVVLVLAAALAGLSAPRAAYGQPNFIVILADDVGWGDLGANWAETKETPHLDELAAEGTRFVDFHSAASTCSPSRASLLTGRLGARNGVTHNFAVTSVGGLPLNETTLAEVLREAGYSTGAIGKWHLGHHSRHHPSFRGFDYYFGIPYSHDMGCTDTPGYNLPPCPPCPWHGAATSRVARKDCYTEVALPLFENLAIVQQPVNLSSLAARYAEEAARFIRQASDSGRPFFLYLALAHMHVPLGVPPPPPASGRGIYGASLSEMDALVGRIKQVADSHGKGNTLLWFAGDNGPWAQKCELAGRLGPFVGAWQRQRGGSSAKQTTWEGGHRVPALAYWPGRIPAKRTSRALLSTLDVFPTLVALAGAALPPNRRFDGVDVSPVLFGWSDVGHKVLLHPNSGAAGKDGEIEALRLAQYKAFYTTGGAMACDGSIGPAEHHQPPLIFNLDRDIQEQEPLDVASREYQAVLPAISRAYAQALEDIATDNVSVADYSKDPAVTPCCNAQHVACRCQAPGTHAAALDHGTERRAVRLCL
- the ARSG gene encoding arylsulfatase G isoform X2 gives rise to the protein MGTPSPRVVLVLAAALAGLSAPRAAYGQPNFIVILADDVGWGDLGANWAETKETPHLDELAAEGTRFVDFHSAASTCSPSRASLLTGRLGARNGVTHNFAVTSVGGLPLNETTLAEVLREAGYSTGAIGKWHLGHHSRHHPSFRGFDYYFGIPYSHDMGCTDTPGYNLPPCPPCPWHGAATRVARKDCYTEVALPLFENLAIVQQPVNLSSLAARYAEEAARFIRQASDSGRPFFLYLALAHMHVPLGVPPPPPASGRGIYGASLSEMDALVGRIKQVADSHGKGNTLLWFAGDNGPWAQKCELAGRLGPFVGAWQRQRGGSSAKQTTWEGGHRVPALAYWPGRIPAKRTSRALLSTLDVFPTLVALAGAALPPNRRFDGVDVSPVLFGWSDVGHKVLLHPNSGAAGKDGEIEALRLAQYKAFYTTGGAMACDGSIGPAEHHQPPLIFNLDRDIQEQEPLDVASREYQAVLPAISRAYAQALEDIATDNVSVADYSKDPAVTPCCNAQHVACRCQAPGTHAAALDHGTERRAVRLCL